From Vicinamibacteria bacterium, the proteins below share one genomic window:
- a CDS encoding nucleoside hydrolase, which yields MASPLLMFSALVLAAAIPVIVDTDCGFASDDAMALLALLQSEKVELLGITVVTGNDWLKQEVANVLRLLEIAGRPEIPVFAGSERPLVTSQEEMIRREKVYGETSDGGYKGAWREGGPGRDDVVPPDGVLASIRPREKHAADFLIETIRSRPGEVFVAAIGPLTNVALALAKDPEVASLARELVVMGGGIGRLPEFNFWMDPEAARITLRADWRRVTLTPINIAEQAPFTLEAARSLAEIESPIGRYFESAHVGRVAAHPVTPLMYDQIAILALLEPEVVRRSEEIFLDVEVDHGAHYGQTLYWDSERRPPEGVGKATVLLDLDTPRFMEVFYDLMRK from the coding sequence GTGGCGAGCCCGCTCCTGATGTTCTCCGCTCTCGTTCTCGCTGCGGCGATTCCCGTCATCGTCGACACCGACTGCGGCTTCGCGAGCGACGACGCCATGGCGCTTCTCGCTCTCCTCCAGTCGGAGAAGGTCGAGCTCCTCGGCATCACGGTCGTGACCGGTAACGATTGGCTGAAGCAGGAAGTCGCAAACGTCCTCCGGCTCCTCGAGATCGCCGGAAGACCCGAGATCCCCGTCTTCGCCGGCTCGGAGAGGCCCCTCGTCACGAGCCAGGAGGAGATGATCCGCCGCGAAAAGGTCTATGGCGAGACGAGCGACGGCGGCTACAAGGGCGCCTGGCGCGAGGGAGGACCGGGTCGCGACGACGTCGTTCCCCCCGACGGCGTTCTCGCATCCATCCGCCCCCGCGAGAAACACGCCGCCGACTTCCTCATCGAGACGATCCGAAGCCGTCCGGGCGAGGTCTTCGTCGCGGCCATCGGCCCGCTCACGAACGTCGCCCTCGCTCTCGCGAAGGATCCAGAGGTCGCGTCGCTCGCCCGCGAGCTCGTCGTCATGGGCGGCGGAATCGGGAGGCTCCCCGAGTTCAACTTCTGGATGGACCCCGAGGCGGCGCGCATCACGCTTCGGGCGGATTGGCGGCGGGTGACCCTGACTCCCATCAACATTGCGGAACAGGCGCCGTTCACCCTCGAGGCCGCTCGCTCTCTCGCCGAAATCGAATCACCGATTGGTCGCTACTTCGAGTCCGCCCACGTCGGGAGAGTGGCCGCTCATCCCGTGACCCCTCTCATGTACGACCAGATCGCGATTCTCGCCCTCCTCGAGCCCGAGGTCGTGAGGCGCTCGGAGGAGATCTTCCTCGACGTCGAGGTCGACCACGGCGCCCACTACGGGCAGACGCTCTACTGGGACTCCGAGAGGCGGCCACCCGAGGGTGTCGGAAAAGCGACGGTGCTCCTCGACCTCGACACGCCGCGGTTCATGGAGGTCTTCTACGATCTCATGAGGAAATAG
- a CDS encoding nucleoside hydrolase has protein sequence MLNRKSALAALLAFLPIPAFAQTTKVFIDQDTSGPGGTDSISIAMLLKAPNVEVVGIGVIAGDAWLDQALYHTLKIAEVSGKPNVPVAAGAAEPLLQTGDSMKMRHALWGPKPGDGWYGNWGKLVPPSGTIPPAPGGPPSIKPVPMHAAELLIEMARKYPGELVLYTAGPMTNVALAVKLAPDIVPKIKKVYTMGGAIHVNEKFNFWWDAEAAGIHMRTDWNERELTPIDVCHKTFVRQELIDAVAKADTPLARYVKEAYASGNEDLFNFMWDELAAAAIIDPSIITKTEELFVDVDWGFGPNYGKTVWWRKDQGGPSWAKKTWRVQTDIDVARFEKLYVELLSRP, from the coding sequence ATGTTGAACCGAAAATCTGCCCTCGCCGCTCTACTCGCTTTTCTCCCGATTCCCGCATTCGCGCAGACCACGAAGGTGTTCATCGACCAGGACACCTCCGGCCCGGGGGGAACCGACTCGATCTCGATCGCGATGCTCCTCAAGGCGCCCAACGTCGAGGTGGTCGGAATCGGGGTAATCGCCGGAGACGCCTGGCTCGACCAGGCGCTCTATCACACGCTCAAGATCGCGGAAGTGAGCGGAAAGCCGAACGTTCCCGTCGCGGCTGGCGCGGCGGAGCCTCTTCTCCAGACGGGCGATTCGATGAAGATGCGACACGCGCTCTGGGGTCCGAAGCCCGGCGACGGATGGTACGGCAACTGGGGAAAGCTCGTTCCACCCTCGGGAACGATCCCTCCCGCTCCCGGCGGACCCCCATCCATCAAGCCCGTTCCCATGCACGCCGCCGAGCTCCTCATCGAGATGGCGAGGAAGTACCCGGGGGAGCTCGTCCTCTACACGGCGGGGCCCATGACGAACGTCGCTCTCGCGGTGAAGCTCGCCCCCGACATCGTTCCCAAGATCAAGAAGGTCTACACCATGGGCGGCGCCATTCACGTGAACGAGAAGTTCAATTTCTGGTGGGACGCGGAAGCGGCGGGAATCCACATGCGCACCGACTGGAACGAGCGGGAGCTCACTCCCATCGACGTCTGTCACAAGACCTTCGTGCGCCAGGAGCTGATCGATGCCGTCGCCAAGGCGGACACCCCGCTCGCCCGCTACGTGAAGGAAGCCTACGCGAGCGGAAACGAGGACCTCTTCAACTTCATGTGGGACGAGCTCGCGGCCGCCGCCATCATCGACCCCTCGATCATCACCAAGACCGAGGAGCTCTTCGTCGACGTCGATTGGGGCTTTGGACCGAACTACGGAAAGACGGTGTGGTGGAGGAAGGACCAGGGCGGCCCCTCCTGGGCGAA